TCTGCCGCTGAAGATCATCACGCGGAATCCAGGCGATCTCAGAGCCGACGTTCGGCTCGACGCCTACGAGATGCTGATGTACGAACTCAACCGAACTCACCTCGGCCAGGGGATGGACATCCGGTGGCACAATCAAAAGGAGATCGAGATCACCGACGCGGAGTACCTCGAAATGTGCGCGTGCAAGACTGGCTGTCTCAGTCGCATCGTGGCAAGACTGGCCGCGATCGTGACCGACAATCAGGGCGTCGAGCAGGCCGTCGCGAAGTACGCCGAAGACATGGCTATTGCCTTCCAGATCGCCGACGACGTGCTCGACGTGGAGTACGCCCTCGAGGAGGGCGGCGACTTCGGTAAGGGCGTCGGGAACGACATTCGGGAGGGAAAGAAGACGCTGATGGCGATCCACGCTGCGGAGAACGCACCCCCAGAGGACGCCGCGCGCCTCGAGGAGATTCTGTGGGCGGACGAGAACACGGACGAGGACGTCCGCGAGGTCGTCGAGATATTCGAGTCGGTGCGGAGCGTCGAGTACGCCCGATCGGTCGCCGAAGAGCTCTCGGAGTCGTCGAAAGCCCGCCTCGAGGGGCTCGATCTCGAACCCGAACCGGCGTCGAAGCTCGCCGCCTTCGCCGAGTTCGTCGTCGATCGTGACGTGTGAAGGGTTACTCGCCCTCGACGCCCGTCGCGCCGAATCCGAGTTCCTCGACGCCGCGAACGATCGCCGCCTGATCGGCGTCGGCCTCGTAATAGAAGACGATGTCGTACGTCGAGTCGCGAATCAGTTGTTGGCACTCCCAGACGAACTCCTCGCCGTCGAGCGTGAGCCCTTGGTGTTGGTTGACACCGAACCGATCGTCGTCGTTCCCCGAATAGACGTACGTGTCCGTCGGCTCGATGCCTGCGGCCTCGGCGATGACGTCGCCGATGTCGAGCGTCGCCTGGTGGAGTGTTGGCTCCTCCTCGTTCGTCAGTTCGGTGTCGACGATGACGCCGTTGAGCCGGATATCGCCGGGTTCCAACAGCGCCTTCGTCCGCTGATACAGATCGTCGTCGATGGCCTCGCTCATACCGAACCCATCGCTATCCGGAGTAATACAGGTCACGGTCCGTGGCGGTACTGCCCGCACCGCGCCGCTATCGAAGTGCTGTGCCGTTACTGGGGTCGAACGCCGCCTTACAGCCGATTGAGGTTCTTCGCGCGCGGGCCCTTGTCGGCCTGCTCGATGTCGAACTCGACCTCGTCACCCTCCTCCAGATCGGGGCCGCCAACGTCCTCCATGTGGAAGAACACGTCCTCGTCGGAGTCCTCGGTTTCGATGAAGCCGTAACCACCAGTATCGTTGAAGAAATCAACCACGCCTTTCGCCATTGCGTCCGGACGGACGGCGTTATGATATAAAAACTCTGCGGCAGTCGCGACGGTGACGGTATGTTGCCCCGCACAACCGACGAAAAACAACACTCATCCGTTCGCCCGCCCTCAGGCCGGATAGATGCGCCACCGGCTCCGGGGAGCGGTTCGACGGCTCTACGAACGACTGCTCGAGCGCGAGGTATCCGGCGTGCCGACGCACGTAGCCGTCATTCAGGACGGTAACCGCCGATACGCGCGCGAACACGGTGAGGAGAAGACGGCGGGACACCGCGCCGGTGCGGACACGACCGAACGGATGCTGGAGTGGTGTGCCGATCTCGGCGTCGAGGAGTTGACGCTGTACGCATTCTCCACGGAGAACTTCGACCGCCCCCGCGAGGAGCGGGAGGCGCTCTTCGATCTGATCTCAGAGAAACTCCGCGGGTTCGCGGACCGCCCCGAAGTGCACGACCGCGAGGTCAGGATCCGCGCGATCGGCGAGATACAGCGGCTCCCCAAACGCGTTCGCGAGGCGATCACCTACGCCGAGGAGCGCACCGAAGGCTACGACTCGCTCCGCTTGAACGTCGCGCTCGCCTACGGCGGGCGCGCCGAGTTACTCGGCGTCGCCCGCGAGATCGCCCACGAAGCCGCGAGCGGCGCGTGCGACCCCGAAGATGTCACCGTTTCGGAGATCGAAGCTCGTCTGACGACGGGGCCGACGCGGGTGGTCGATCTCATCATCCGGACCGGCGGCGACGAGCGAACGTCGAACTTCCTGCCGTGGCACGCGAACGGGAACGAGGCTGCGGTGTATTTTTGCACCCCGTACTGGCCCGAGTTCTCGCGCGTGGACTTCCTGCGGGCGATTCGGACGTACGAGTCCCGACAGGAATCCTGGCGGCAGACGCGCGCTCAGCGGGCGGCCGCGCTTATCCGGGCGGCCGGTGATATCGAGCGTAACGATACTACCGGGCTCGACGACGCGACGCACGGCGGAGAGGAGATCGAGGACCCGACCGATCCGGATTCCTCCGTCATCTGATCGGCAGTCACCGGCCGAACCGACGCTTCCGTTCTTGAAACTCGCGGACGGCACGCAAGAAGTCGCGCCGCCTGAGGTCCCGCCAGTTGACGTCGGTGAAGTATAGCTCGGAGTACACCGACTGCCAGATCAGGAAATCGGACAATCGTTCCGCGCCGGTTTTGATCACGAGATCCGGTGGCGACTGAAACACGAGCCGCCGTTCGATCTCGGATTCGTCCACGTCCTCTGGATCCAACGTTCCGTCCGCCGCGTCCCTCGCGATTCGACGGACTGCGGCGGCGAACTCCTGGCGACCGCCGAGTCCGATACTCACCTGTACCGGTGCGTCGGCCACGCTCTCCGCGCCGGGTTCGCGAATCGCGACGCTGCGCGGACTGTCGAGTTTCGACAGCGCCGCTCGAAGCGTCGGGATCACCGCCTCGTCGAGCACGCTGACATAAATCAACACCTCCTCGCCGCCAATCTCGAACGCCCACCGGAGGAACGACGCGAGCGTGTCGTACGCGCCCTGTTCGAGGAGGTCGTGCTCGGTGATGACAAGCGCGATCCGTTTCGGAACCCCACCGTCGCTCAGGCGGATCCGTGCGGCGAGATAGCGATCGTACAGTCCCACGAGCGGACGTTCGTCCCCGTCGGCCTGAACGTGTCGGTCCGCTCTTCGGGAAGGTTAAGTGATCAACGGGGATATCTCGGTGCGTGACCGGAGACATAGCGCGCGCCATCGGCTACCTCCTCGTCGGGAGCGCGACGCTCCTCGCTCCGGTCTTGGACGGGCGAGTACACGAAACGATCGCAGCCATCGGGACCATCGCTCCCTTCGCGCTGCTCGCAGCCGTCGCGCTCGTTTCGACTGATGGACCGCTGTTCGAACTCTTCGCCCGCGACGGCGATCGAGACGAGGACCGGCTACACAGTCTCGCATCGTTCTGCTTCGCCGTCGCGGCGTTGGCGTTCCTCTTCGTCGCGCTCGATCTTCCACTCGCCGCCTTCGTCGCCGCGGTGTTCGTCCTGACTGCGGGAAATCTCGGACAACGCGTCGTGGTCTCTCGCATTCCCACACCCGTCGCGGGAGCTTCGGCCTTCGCGGCGCTCGGAACGGTCGCCGCGACCGCGGCGGTGTTCGCCGCCGGACGGCTCGGTGGGACGGTGCCCACATCGCCGACCGTCCTCTTCGTCGTCGCGAGCGGCGCACTCATCGGTGCGCTCGTTCGGACGACGCTGTCACCGTTCGACGATTCGTTGGTGTTGCTGTCGGTCGGGCTCGTCATATGGTTCCTGCTCGGACTGGGTGTCGAGCCGTCCCTCGAACGGTTGGCAATCGGCTTGTCGGTGACGATCGCGCTGGGATACGTGGCCTACGCGCTCGGGACGGCCTCTGTCACCGGTACCCTGAGTGGGGTGTTGCTCTCGCTTTGGGCGATCGTCCTCGGCGGCTACGGCTGGTTCGCGCTCCTTATCACGTTCTTCGGCCTCGGCGGGCTGGCGTCGAAGTATCGATACGACGAAAAACTCGCCCGCGGTATCGCACAGGAGAACGAGGGTGCGCGCGGAGGCAGCAACGTACTCGCAAACTCCGCGGTCGCCCTCGTCGCCGTGGTCGCGTACGTCGCCGCAGAGGGAATGGGTATAGCCCCGGTCGTCTTCCAGTTCGCCTTCGCCGGTGCGGTCGCGGCCGCGCTCGCCGACACGTTCTCCAGCGAGTTCGGCGGCCTCTTCGACTCCCCACGGCTGATCACGACGCTCGAACCCGTCGCCCCGGGGACCGACGGCGGCGTCACGTGGCAGGGCGCAGTCGCCGGGGCGACCGGCTCGGGCCTCATCGCTGCGCTCGCGCTGTTCTTCTTCGATTTCGGCCCCTTGGCCACGTTCACCGTCTTCGGTGCGGGCGTCCTCGGGATGGTCGTCGATAGCCTTCTGGGCGCGACACTCGAGGGGGATCGAGTTGGAAACCAGACGGTCAATCTGCTCGCGACGCTCTCGGCCGGACTCGGGTGCGCGACGGTGGCACTCGTTCGCTTCGTATGATTCGCCCGCTGGAGCCGGCCGATCGTCCGACAGTCCGGGCACTACAAAGCCATCTTCAGTACGCGGATCCGGACTGCATCGACGCCGCAGTTCGCGGGCCGTTTCTCGGTCGCGTTGCCGTCGCCTGCGACTGGCTCGTCGGATACGCCCTCGCGTTCCCTGGCGATCCGGCGACCCTCACGGAACTCGTCGTCGCGCCCGACGCCCGTCGGGAGGGACACGGTCGAGAACTCGTCGAATCGGTCGTCTCTGCGATCGATACGGACCGGATCGTCGTCACGACACCGACCGGAAACCGCGGGGTGAGACGGTTCTACCGGAGACTCGGATTCGAGTGCGACGCCACGTGCGACGGATTTTACGCCGACGGCGCGGACGCGTTACGCCTCGCTCGGCGCGAGTAGCTGATCGACGGTCCGGATCCGGACGCTCGTCGGACGCTTGACGAACTCGCCCATCGACGCCGCGACCACGTGATCGACGCCGCGCTGGGCGGCGACGTCGAGGAGTTTCTGGCTCAACTCGGCGTCGACGACGATCGCCGTCGGCACCGTGGCTTCCTCGACCACGAGATCGAACGCGTCCGCCGCGTCACCGTCGGCGATCACGCCGAACTCTTCGTCGAGGAGTCGAACGCGCCCCGTCTCCTCGCCGATAACGGCGCGCGTGTGCTCCCGAAGCGTCCCCGAGTGCGACGCGTCCACCATCCCGTCGGTTTCTCCGTCGCCGACGTTACCGAGGGCTTCGACGGTCGATTCGGTAGCCCCCGTATCGTCGGATTCGGCATCCGCTTCGATCGGCTCCTGCTCGTCGCCTTCGGGGTCGCCTTCGGGCTCCGAGGGCGCGTCCGACTGTTCGAGTTGGTCGTACGGAATCTTCTCGCGGAGCGCGGTCATCACCTCGTGCCGGGCGAGGTCCTCGACGGAACGTCCTTCGGGGGCGGACGCGACGTGATCGATGTCGCCGACCTGGGCGAGTTCCCGCCGGATGAGCTCGCCGCCGCGATCGCCGTCGAGGAAGGTGGTAACGGTCTTCGATTCGGTCAGTTTCGCGATCGCGTCCGGAACGTCGGTCCCCTCGACGGCGACGGCGTTTTTGATGCCGTACTGGAGGAGTGTGAGCACGTCCGAGCGCCCCTCGACGACGATGATTGCGTCCGAGTCGGTGACGCGGGGGCCCGCGGGGAGCCCCTCGTAGTCGGTGATGTCCTCGATTCGGACCGACTCACGGACCTCCTCGACGAGGTCCCGACTGGAACGCATGGATTCGTCGAATGCGCTTCCGAGGAGCGATTTCGCGCGCTCGACGACCTCCCGGCGCTTGGCCGCTCGCACGTCCTCGATCTTTCGGACCTCGATCGTCGATCGGCACGGACCGACTCGGTCGATCGTTTCGAGCGCCGCCCCCAAGATTGCCGTTTCGACCTGGTCCAGGCTCGTCGCGATCGTGATTCGGCCGAACGACTGCCCGTTTTGGGAGTCGATTTCGACGTCGATCCGGCCGACTTTCGAGGCGTCCTGTAGCTCCCTGAGGTCGAGTTCGTCGCCGAGGAGGCCCTCGGTCTGTCCGAAGACCGCCCCGACGACGTCCGAGCGCTCGACGATCCCCTCCGCCGTGATATCCGCGTGTACGAGATATTTCGCTGTGTCTTGCATTGATGAACTGCCCGTCTCCGGGCGATGGTGGTGAATGTCGTTCCACGAGTCTCCTCATGGCCGTTTTAAATACGGCCGCTCGGACGTATAAATGATGCGGCCTGAGTCGAAACGCGTCGCTGTCGGCGCTGGCCGTCGCTGCACCGACTGCGCTACTCCTCGAGTTCCTCGTCGATGAACTCGTGTGCCCCCTCGAGTATCTCGCGCGGTCCGTCCTGAGTGATCGTGTTGATCGCCTGCTCGTAGTCGCGCCACTGCAGATCGCGGTGTTCCGACGAGAGCTCGGCCGACGCCTCGTAGGACTTCGCGATGAACAGGTGGACCGTCTTGTGGATCGTATTGCCGTTCGCTTCGAATACGTAGTCGTAATCGTCACGGAAGCCGTTCAATAGCCGGAAGTCGTCGATTCCGGCCTCCTCTTTCACCTCGCGGATAGCGGTCTGCTGTAGTTCCTCGTCGCCCTCGACGCCGCCTTTGGGAAACTCCCAATCACCGGGTCGGGACTTGAGTAGCAGGTACTCACGCCGGCCACGCGTATCGCGAAAGAGGATGGCTCCCGCGCTCGTGGCCTCTATCATTACCCAGTCGTAAACGGTCATGTTATAAATGGGTGTCGGAGGGCCGTGGTGACGGTGATTCGGATCGCCATCGACACGCCAACGACGATGGATGCGTTTTTAGCGGTCGAGCGTCCACGGATGCACATGCCTTTCGTCACCACGCTGATGCTCCAAAGCGGAGATCGAGACGTCCTCGAACGGATCGTCGGGGATATAAAACACCGAGCCGAGCGTAAAGGAGTCGAACTCCGCGGCCCACACGCCGAGTCACCGGCGGATATCTCGGTTCCGCAGTCAAAGCGACTCGACGCGGGCGGGCGGTCGTTTCGACACTGGGCGTATACGGTTTATGAACGCCGCATGGAGATCGTCGGCCACGACGAGTTCGCCCGCGATGTCGCCGGACAGGCGTTCCCCGAGGGGATTCACCTCGACGTCGACGTCGAACGCGTCTCCGCCCCCGGCAGTCGCTAGCTCGGGGGTGCCGAACCGCGGGGGCTTATACTGTGCGGGAACCACCTCCCTCCATGAGCGTCGAACGCGACCGATTGGTCGAACTGCGTAGGGAGTTTCACCGTCACCCCGAGCCCGGCTGGCGGGAGTTTTGGACCACCGCCAAAATCGTCTCCGAGGTCGAACGGATCGGCGTCGACGAACTCCACGTCGGCCGCGACGCGCTGGCCGACGAACGACTCGCGGTTCCGGATAAGGACGAACTGGAGGTGTGGATGGACCGCGCCCGTGAGGCCGGTGCCGACCCCGACGTGCTGGACGAACTTTCTGGGGGCTGGACCGGTGCCGTCGCGGTGGTGCATCAGGGCGACGGCCCGACCGTCGGGGTGCGGGTCGACATCGACGGGCTCCCCCGCGAAGAGTCGACCGACGAGCGGCACGAACCCGCACGTGAGGGCTTCCGATCCGAGACGGGCGCGATGCACGCCTGCGGCCACGACGCGCACGCGACGATCGGCCTCGGCGTCCTCGAATCGGTCAAAGAGAGCGACTTCTCGGGGACGTTCAAGCTGTTCTTCCAGCCCGCAGAGGAGATCATCGGCGGCGGCAAGCCGATGGCCGATTCCGGCCACCTCGACGACGTCGACTACCTCTTTGCGATCCACATCGGCCTCGACTATCCGACCGGCGAAATCATCGGCGGGATCGACGACTTCCTTGCAGTCACCCAGTTCTACACCACGTTCGAGGGGCATCCGGGCCACGCCGGCGCGCGCCCCGAGGAGGGCAGAAACGCCGTGCAGGCGATGGCGACGGCCATCGGCAACCTCTACGGTATCGAGCGCCACAGCGAGGGCGAATCGCGCGTCAACGCCGGTCGCGTCGGCGGCGGCACCGCGACGAACATCATCCCCGAGGAGGCGTTCATCCACGGCGAGGTTCGGGGCGAGACGACCGACATCCGCGATTACACCTTCAGACGGGCCAAACAGGTCTTCGAGGGTGCGGCCATCTCCCACGACTGCAGCGCGGACGTGACCATCGAGGGGGAGGCCCCCTCGGCCGAAAGCGACGAGGAACTGGTCGAGTCGATCCACGACGCCGCCCGAGCGCACCCGGACGTCGAGCGCGCGACCCGACGCGGCTCGATCGGCGGGAGCGAGGACGCGACGTTTCTCATGCAGCGCGTCCAGCAACACGGCGGGCTGGCGACGTACGCCTGCATCGGAACCGACCACCCCGGTGGTCACCACACGTCGACGTTCGACGTGGACGAGGATTCGCTCACGCTGGGCGTCGACGTCCTCACCGAGGCGATCGTCGAGGCTTCGAAGACGCGGCCGTAGCTACAGCAGGTATCGCTCTTGATCGTCGCTCATGTCGACGACTGAATCGGCGGCCTCGACAAGCTCCTCGGCCATCGATCCGCCGAACCCGAACACCTCCGTCCGGACGCCCTCGTGCCGGAGGTGCGTACACAGCCGCGCGAAGTCCCCGTCGCCGCTACACAGGACGAACGTGTCGATCTTCCCCGCGAGCGTGACCGCGTCGAGACACATTCCGAGATCCCAGTTAGCTTTCTGTGAGCCGTCGGCGAACGTCTTGATGTCCTTAATTTTTGTTTCGAATCCGATGCCGCGGAGCGCGTCGAAGAAGTCCTCCTCAGAGGGCGATTCGGCCCGAATCACGTAGGCGAGCGCCCGGACCAGTTCGCGGTCGTCGACGGCGGCGTCGAGCATCGCGGTGTAATCGACGTTACGCGAGTAAAGGCTGTGCGCCGCGTGATAGAGATTTTGTGAGTCCGCGAGAACGGCAACGCGCTGAGCCGCATGGATCGGTCGCATACTCGGACTCGTCCCGCGTCGGCTATATGTCTTGGCGTCCAGCGGCGTCGCGGGCTACTGGAAGCCGCGGATCGGCTGCGCCTGCGTGCTCTCGTCGCGATCGACTTCTTGGAGCCGCTTCGCTAACTGCTCTCTGGCCGCTTGGATCTCGTCGGCTTGGTCGACCAGTCGGTCGGTGCTCACGTCGATGCCCGCGATCGGCGTGATCCCGTCCTCGAGGACGACCCGCGCGGCCTCCGGATCGGGGAACCGCGGATCGGTCTGGGCGATGAGGCCGACTGCATCGAGCTCCGTCTCCACGGCTCGGTGCAACAGCGCCCCGGTCGGCCCCGAGATCAAGCCACCGCCGCTCGGTGGGACGATGTCGACGTCATCGAGCATCGACGCACCGTTTCCGGCCGCGACGCCGTAGAGTTTCGGAACGTCGGCTTTCTCCTCGGCCAGCCCGCTGATGTACAGCGGAAACGCGTCGCTCGTGTCGATCCAGCCGGTGACGCAGCTGGCGAACTCGGTCGCCTGTTTCGGCGACACCGGAACGTCGCTCTGGAGGACGACGAGATCCCGCGTCTCGTCGGCGTACAACCGCACCGGCGGCAGCAGGTCCGGCGAGTCCCCGCCGTAGACGGCGACGCGCGGCAGCCCCTCACAGAGCAGCGCGCCGTAGTACGCCATGTCGAACTCATCGACGAGGTGATCGGCGGCGATCTTCCCGACGAGACCGGCACCCGGAAGGCCTTCGATGAGCGTCGGCGACTCGAGTTCGATCCCCTCGTCGATAATCTGGATGCGTGCCATACGCCGACCGACGTGACCGAGCATCATAATAGTGAGCCGATCAGGGCATCGCCACGCCGGATCGCCGTTCCACGCGATCCGTGATCGACACCGACAAACCACCTCGGGGTCGACTGTGCGCATGGAGCCGCTTTCGAGATACGACCCCATCGTCGGCGACCCGTCGGCGTTTCACTCCGCCTGTGAGCGCCCGTTGCCGTCGGTCGTCCGGGTCAACGAGATCAAGGCGACGCCCGATCGGGTTCGACGGGCGTTCGACGAGGCGGACGTCGAGTACGCCCCCGTCGACTGGCACGACGGCCTCTTTCGACTCGGCGACGGCGAGTCGCCCGGGAACTCCTGGCCGTTCGTCCACGGCTGGGTGTACGGTCAAGAGGAGGTGTCCGCCGTTCCGGCGATCGCGCTCGACCCATCACCGGGCGAACGCGTCTTGGATTGCTGTGCGGCACCGGGAAGCAAGACCACGCAACTGGCCGCGCGGATGGACGACCGCGGCACGCTCGTCGGCAACGACAACAACCTCGGACGCCTGTCTGCGCTCCGGTCGAACGCCGAACGCTGCGGCGTGACGAACCTCGTCGTGACCAGACAGGACGCGCGGAACTTCTCGTTGAAACCGTTCGGTGCGGAGCCGTTCGATCGGACGCTCGTCGACGTGCCCTGCTCCTGTGAGGGGACGATCCGAAAGAATCCCGACGCGGTCGACAGCTGGTCGATGGATCACGTCGAGGGGATCGCCGGCGTCCAGAAGGGGATCCTCGAACGGTCGATCGAGATCACCCGGCCGGGCGGCACCGTCGTCTACTCGACGTGTACGTTCGCTCCCGAGGAGAACGAGGCGGTGCTCCAGTACGCGCTCGACCGCACCGGCTGTCGGCTCGTCGAGTACGACCTCCCGCTCGAACACGTCTCGGGACTCGTCGAGTGGGACGACGAGACGTTCGACGAGTCGATGCGGAAGGCCAAGCGGATCTACCCACACCACAACGACACCGGCGGATTCTTCTGTGCGAAACTGGAGGTGGGAGAATGAGCGGTGGCGACGGGGGCGGAACTGACGACGACGGCAACGTCGGACAACGATTCGATCGATTGCCCGAAACGGCAGCCGACCGCGAGGTCGAGGGCCGAGCGACCCGCGAGGCGGTCGTCGGCTGGTGGGTCGAACGCTTCGATCTCGACCCCGAGCGGTTCGCGGGGCACACGTTCTGGGAGAAGGGGTCGGGGAAGATCTGGGCGTTCGCCGGTGAGATCGACTCGCCGGCCGAAGTCGAGGGGCTCGGGATGACCTTTCTCCGAACCAGACAGGAACACTGGAAACCCACCACGGACGCGGTCCAGCGGTTCGGTCGCGGGGCGACGAAGAACGTCGTCGTCCTCGACGACGAGGACGCGCGAGCCTTCCTCCGCGGCGAGGACACCGAGCCCGAGTGGGACGGCGACTGGGGTTACCTCATCGCGGCCCACCGGATCGCGGGAGCGATCGAACCGATCGGCGTCGGGCTGTACATCTACGACGAGCTCCGATCGCAGATGCCGAAAGGGCGGCAGCGCGACCTCTAATCTCGCTCGGCGATCGTCCCGCCGCTGAGCCCCTCCCACTCGACCCGGTACCCGAGGCGGGCGAGAACCGCGCTGGTTTCCTCGATGCCGCGCTCGCCGAGCACCGTCTCCACGTCGTCGAGATCCATCCCTGCCTCCAGCTCCTCGGCAAGCGTCTCCAACACTGCGGGCCTGAGGAGCGTCCGGCCGACGCGTTCGTGGTCGGGAAAATCGACGGTCTCGATCGCGCGCTCGGGGACACCGCGTTCCTCGGCTAACACGGAGATGGCGATCACGTCAGCGTCGGGCGTCATCCGCGCTGGGAGCGTCGCGGCGCTTTCCGCGTGCAGTTCCGACTCGTAGGAACGCAAGGCGTCCCGAACGTCGGCGACGCTAACCGTCCCCGTGTACGGGATCGCGCGGTGGCCGAGCGCCTCGATGGCCTCGCCGACGCCGAGCGACTCGTCGTAGGCGACGAGGAAGGCAACGTCCTCCAGCGCCTCGAACCGCGAGAGTTTCTTTTCCACGTACTCCGGCGTCCAAAACCCCATGATCTCGAAGAAGACGCGGAAGTCGCCGTAGCGCCACTCGAAGGCGAAGTCGGGGATCACTGCGAACTCGCCGGCCTCGAGTGCATCTGGCTCCCGACGGAGTCGCCAATCGAGATCGAGCGCATCGAATCGGGCGTAAAAGTCCGACTCGACGCCGCTGTCGAAGGTCGGTTCGACGACCGGTTCGGCCGTCGGATGGGTGAGATCGTCCGAGTCGAGCCGGAGCGTCCGCTCGGTGCCTCGATCGTCGATCGTCGCTTCGAGGGTCCACTCGGCGGCCTTCGTGACCGTTCGGAGTAGCCGAGCGAACCGCGTCCCGTAGCGCCTCGACCGGCGAAAGAGTGCGTCGGGACCGGTAACGATCACGGTCCGCCCCTCGTCGGTTCGTCGGATCTCGTACATCAGCCGGAGCCGCTTGATCGCCGAGACGAGCGCCTTCGGCTCCGAGGTTTCGACCCGCACCGAGACAGCGTTGAACAGCGCCGTCTGCGCCAGCGAGAGGTCGTACTGCTCGCGGAGCGACTCGGGATCGTAGTTCGTTTCGATCGCGTAAAGAACCGACTCGATCTCCCGATCGGCGAACAGCGACGCGTCGACCTCGTCCGGGGACGCGTCGAGCCGGTCGGCGGCCGCGGCGAGCGCCTCGGTTCGATCCGCATCTGTCACGACGCCGACCGCCTCAGCGGCCTCGAAGGCGGCGGTTCGCGCGCGCCGCGGCGAGACGGGGGCCTCGACGG
This genomic window from Natronomonas salsuginis contains:
- a CDS encoding polyprenyl synthetase family protein — protein: MYGVLEEWRPVVDETIESLLPRTIDDAYLADFFGEPTYSYDSAALQGALSDPIWELLDRGGKRWRAILFLLFVEALGDDPEAYLEYAVIPEVLHNGTIIVDDVEDGATHRRGEPALHHTHGMDIALNAGNAMYFLPLKIITRNPGDLRADVRLDAYEMLMYELNRTHLGQGMDIRWHNQKEIEITDAEYLEMCACKTGCLSRIVARLAAIVTDNQGVEQAVAKYAEDMAIAFQIADDVLDVEYALEEGGDFGKGVGNDIREGKKTLMAIHAAENAPPEDAARLEEILWADENTDEDVREVVEIFESVRSVEYARSVAEELSESSKARLEGLDLEPEPASKLAAFAEFVVDRDV
- a CDS encoding DUF5778 family protein, with translation MSEAIDDDLYQRTKALLEPGDIRLNGVIVDTELTNEEEPTLHQATLDIGDVIAEAAGIEPTDTYVYSGNDDDRFGVNQHQGLTLDGEEFVWECQQLIRDSTYDIVFYYEADADQAAIVRGVEELGFGATGVEGE
- a CDS encoding cold-shock protein, which codes for MAKGVVDFFNDTGGYGFIETEDSDEDVFFHMEDVGGPDLEEGDEVEFDIEQADKGPRAKNLNRL
- the uppS gene encoding polyprenyl diphosphate synthase translates to MRHRLRGAVRRLYERLLEREVSGVPTHVAVIQDGNRRYAREHGEEKTAGHRAGADTTERMLEWCADLGVEELTLYAFSTENFDRPREEREALFDLISEKLRGFADRPEVHDREVRIRAIGEIQRLPKRVREAITYAEERTEGYDSLRLNVALAYGGRAELLGVAREIAHEAASGACDPEDVTVSEIEARLTTGPTRVVDLIIRTGGDERTSNFLPWHANGNEAAVYFCTPYWPEFSRVDFLRAIRTYESRQESWRQTRAQRAAALIRAAGDIERNDTTGLDDATHGGEEIEDPTDPDSSVI
- a CDS encoding undecaprenyl diphosphate synthase family protein — translated: MGLYDRYLAARIRLSDGGVPKRIALVITEHDLLEQGAYDTLASFLRWAFEIGGEEVLIYVSVLDEAVIPTLRAALSKLDSPRSVAIREPGAESVADAPVQVSIGLGGRQEFAAAVRRIARDAADGTLDPEDVDESEIERRLVFQSPPDLVIKTGAERLSDFLIWQSVYSELYFTDVNWRDLRRRDFLRAVREFQERKRRFGR
- a CDS encoding DUF92 domain-containing protein, producing the protein MTGDIARAIGYLLVGSATLLAPVLDGRVHETIAAIGTIAPFALLAAVALVSTDGPLFELFARDGDRDEDRLHSLASFCFAVAALAFLFVALDLPLAAFVAAVFVLTAGNLGQRVVVSRIPTPVAGASAFAALGTVAATAAVFAAGRLGGTVPTSPTVLFVVASGALIGALVRTTLSPFDDSLVLLSVGLVIWFLLGLGVEPSLERLAIGLSVTIALGYVAYALGTASVTGTLSGVLLSLWAIVLGGYGWFALLITFFGLGGLASKYRYDEKLARGIAQENEGARGGSNVLANSAVALVAVVAYVAAEGMGIAPVVFQFAFAGAVAAALADTFSSEFGGLFDSPRLITTLEPVAPGTDGGVTWQGAVAGATGSGLIAALALFFFDFGPLATFTVFGAGVLGMVVDSLLGATLEGDRVGNQTVNLLATLSAGLGCATVALVRFV
- a CDS encoding GNAT family N-acetyltransferase, which translates into the protein MIRPLEPADRPTVRALQSHLQYADPDCIDAAVRGPFLGRVAVACDWLVGYALAFPGDPATLTELVVAPDARREGHGRELVESVVSAIDTDRIVVTTPTGNRGVRRFYRRLGFECDATCDGFYADGADALRLARRE
- the dnaG gene encoding DNA primase DnaG; its protein translation is MQDTAKYLVHADITAEGIVERSDVVGAVFGQTEGLLGDELDLRELQDASKVGRIDVEIDSQNGQSFGRITIATSLDQVETAILGAALETIDRVGPCRSTIEVRKIEDVRAAKRREVVERAKSLLGSAFDESMRSSRDLVEEVRESVRIEDITDYEGLPAGPRVTDSDAIIVVEGRSDVLTLLQYGIKNAVAVEGTDVPDAIAKLTESKTVTTFLDGDRGGELIRRELAQVGDIDHVASAPEGRSVEDLARHEVMTALREKIPYDQLEQSDAPSEPEGDPEGDEQEPIEADAESDDTGATESTVEALGNVGDGETDGMVDASHSGTLREHTRAVIGEETGRVRLLDEEFGVIADGDAADAFDLVVEEATVPTAIVVDAELSQKLLDVAAQRGVDHVVAASMGEFVKRPTSVRIRTVDQLLAPSEA
- a CDS encoding bis(5'-nucleosyl)-tetraphosphatase codes for the protein MIEATSAGAILFRDTRGRREYLLLKSRPGDWEFPKGGVEGDEELQQTAIREVKEEAGIDDFRLLNGFRDDYDYVFEANGNTIHKTVHLFIAKSYEASAELSSEHRDLQWRDYEQAINTITQDGPREILEGAHEFIDEELEE
- a CDS encoding uS10/mL48 family ribosomal protein, translating into MVTVIRIAIDTPTTMDAFLAVERPRMHMPFVTTLMLQSGDRDVLERIVGDIKHRAERKGVELRGPHAESPADISVPQSKRLDAGGRSFRHWAYTVYERRMEIVGHDEFARDVAGQAFPEGIHLDVDVERVSAPGSR
- a CDS encoding amidohydrolase, with the protein product MSVERDRLVELRREFHRHPEPGWREFWTTAKIVSEVERIGVDELHVGRDALADERLAVPDKDELEVWMDRAREAGADPDVLDELSGGWTGAVAVVHQGDGPTVGVRVDIDGLPREESTDERHEPAREGFRSETGAMHACGHDAHATIGLGVLESVKESDFSGTFKLFFQPAEEIIGGGKPMADSGHLDDVDYLFAIHIGLDYPTGEIIGGIDDFLAVTQFYTTFEGHPGHAGARPEEGRNAVQAMATAIGNLYGIERHSEGESRVNAGRVGGGTATNIIPEEAFIHGEVRGETTDIRDYTFRRAKQVFEGAAISHDCSADVTIEGEAPSAESDEELVESIHDAARAHPDVERATRRGSIGGSEDATFLMQRVQQHGGLATYACIGTDHPGGHHTSTFDVDEDSLTLGVDVLTEAIVEASKTRP